A genomic segment from Oceanivirga salmonicida encodes:
- a CDS encoding branched-chain amino acid ABC transporter permease — MKFNFREFFKNSFFALLIYSGLFLTIMNEGIFSYKAGIYINILIYVIFAVSLSVTVGLLGQLNLGHAGFIAVGAYTSAVLSRELIKLNINENIKFTFIIIIAGIVSGLVGILLSKIAQRFRGDYLAIITLAFGEIIKYVIQNIAFLGGASGFKSIPNYTNFTITYVFAVITIVVVILIGISKFGRDMVSIRENEIAAENVGININKMKTYGFFVSAFFAGVGGALFAHNLGIISPEKFSFIFSIEILVMVVFGGIGSITGAVFSASFITVINEVLRQVSEYRMLIYAVILIMIMLFRPKGLLGTKEIGIGTIMNKVKEIIKNGIIKNEEFGD, encoded by the coding sequence ATGAAGTTTAATTTTAGAGAATTTTTTAAAAACTCATTTTTTGCTTTACTAATTTACTCAGGTCTTTTTCTTACAATAATGAATGAAGGCATATTTAGTTATAAGGCAGGAATATATATAAATATATTGATATATGTGATATTTGCTGTAAGTTTAAGTGTTACAGTTGGATTATTAGGACAACTAAATTTAGGACATGCGGGATTTATTGCAGTAGGAGCATATACTTCGGCAGTGCTTTCAAGAGAATTAATTAAATTAAATATAAATGAAAATATAAAATTCACATTTATTATAATAATAGCAGGAATAGTTTCTGGCTTAGTGGGTATATTATTATCTAAAATAGCACAAAGATTTAGGGGAGATTATCTTGCTATAATAACACTTGCATTTGGAGAAATAATAAAATATGTGATACAAAATATAGCGTTTTTAGGTGGAGCATCAGGGTTTAAAAGCATACCTAATTATACTAATTTTACTATAACATATGTATTTGCAGTAATAACAATAGTAGTAGTAATTTTAATAGGTATTTCTAAATTTGGAAGAGATATGGTATCTATAAGAGAAAATGAGATAGCAGCAGAAAATGTGGGTATTAATATTAATAAAATGAAAACTTATGGATTTTTTGTTTCAGCATTTTTTGCAGGAGTAGGTGGAGCATTATTTGCACATAACTTGGGTATAATATCGCCAGAAAAATTTTCTTTCATATTCTCAATTGAAATATTGGTAATGGTAGTATTTGGTGGTATAGGAAGTATAACGGGAGCAGTATTTTCTGCTAGTTTTATAACAGTAATAAATGAAGTTTTAAGACAAGTTTCAGAATATAGAATGCTTATTTATGCAGTAATTTTAATAATGATAATGCTATTTAGACCAAAAGGCTTATTAGGAACAAAAGAAATTGGAATAGGTACTATTATGAATAAAGTAAAGGAAATAATAAAAAATGGAATTATTAAAAACGAAGAATTTGGGGATTAG
- a CDS encoding ABC transporter substrate-binding protein: MKKTLTMLVLLSSLIFSCGESKNMEKDDSVVKVGVPLPLTGDFAQYGESIKEGIKLKIDKINVNGGIAGKTFEMDYVDSKGDIQENVNIFKQMVSNNVDIIIGEATSSNTLAIAELAQRAKIPMITPAATSMAATENKDQVFRITFTDPYQGEIIAKYMKKSNVSKVAILTNSSSDYSTGVVKAFIEESKKQGLEVTEAKYTKEDKDFKSILTDIKNKGIDTVFIPDYYNTVGLILSQAREVGLDANFYGADGWDGIQTNFAKVAEGSIFASQFVHTDNSEANINFIKEYKEKYDKLPNIFAALGYDAATVLVDAVSKGGDLKEAIKSTDLELITGHIVFDENRNPKKDVLFVEVKDGKVLLKEKFGE, from the coding sequence ATGAAAAAAACTTTAACAATGTTAGTTTTACTATCATCATTAATATTTAGTTGTGGTGAAAGTAAAAATATGGAAAAAGATGATTCAGTAGTAAAGGTTGGAGTACCATTACCGTTAACGGGTGATTTTGCACAGTATGGTGAAAGTATTAAAGAGGGAATAAAATTAAAAATAGATAAAATAAATGTAAATGGTGGTATAGCAGGGAAAACCTTTGAAATGGATTATGTAGATTCTAAGGGAGATATACAAGAAAATGTTAATATATTTAAACAAATGGTTTCTAATAATGTAGATATTATAATAGGAGAAGCAACGTCTTCTAATACATTAGCAATAGCAGAATTAGCACAAAGAGCTAAAATTCCTATGATAACACCAGCGGCAACATCAATGGCAGCAACTGAAAATAAAGATCAAGTATTTAGAATTACATTTACAGATCCTTATCAAGGAGAAATTATTGCTAAATATATGAAAAAATCAAATGTTTCGAAAGTTGCAATATTAACTAATAGTTCTAGTGATTATTCAACTGGTGTAGTAAAAGCATTTATTGAAGAATCAAAAAAACAAGGTTTAGAAGTTACTGAAGCTAAATATACAAAAGAAGATAAAGATTTTAAGAGTATTTTAACAGATATAAAAAATAAAGGAATAGATACAGTATTTATACCAGATTATTACAATACAGTTGGATTAATATTATCTCAAGCTAGAGAAGTTGGTTTAGATGCTAACTTTTATGGAGCAGATGGTTGGGATGGAATACAGACTAATTTTGCAAAAGTAGCAGAAGGTTCAATATTTGCATCACAATTTGTTCATACAGATAATTCGGAAGCTAATATTAATTTTATAAAAGAGTATAAAGAAAAATATGATAAATTACCTAATATATTTGCAGCACTTGGTTATGATGCAGCAACAGTTTTAGTTGATGCAGTTTCAAAGGGTGGAGATTTAAAAGAAGCAATTAAATCTACAGATTTAGAATTAATTACAGGTCATATAGTATTTGATGAAAATAGAAATCCTAAAAAAGATGTGTTGTTTGTAGAAGTAAAAGACGGAAAAGTTTTGTTAAAAGAAAAATTTGGAGAATAG
- a CDS encoding ABC transporter ATP-binding protein, which translates to MELLKTKNLGISFGGLQAVQNLNIEIHENELVGLIGPNGAGKTTVFNLLTGVYKPTDGEIYVTGNEISKLDTHKIVALGVSRTFQNIRLFKSMSVIENVKVAYTNEIEYTSFDAILRTKKFREMEQKITKKAMKLLEIFDLQDLADYNADNLSYGQQRKLEIARALATNPSLLLLDEPAAGMNPQETNELMEIISIIREKFDLAILLIEHDMELVMGICEKLYVLNFGKLIAGGNPKQIQDNEEVIAAYLGE; encoded by the coding sequence ATGGAATTATTAAAAACGAAGAATTTGGGGATTAGTTTTGGTGGATTACAAGCAGTACAAAACCTAAATATAGAGATACATGAGAATGAATTAGTAGGACTTATAGGACCAAATGGTGCAGGAAAAACTACTGTATTTAATCTTTTAACTGGTGTATATAAACCAACTGATGGTGAAATATATGTTACAGGAAATGAAATATCAAAATTAGATACTCACAAAATAGTTGCATTAGGTGTATCAAGAACTTTTCAAAATATTAGATTATTTAAAAGTATGAGTGTAATTGAAAATGTTAAAGTGGCTTATACAAATGAAATAGAATATACTAGCTTTGATGCAATATTACGAACTAAAAAATTTAGAGAAATGGAACAAAAAATAACAAAAAAGGCTATGAAGTTACTTGAAATATTTGATTTACAAGACTTGGCAGATTATAATGCGGATAATTTGTCATATGGTCAGCAAAGAAAATTAGAAATTGCAAGAGCATTAGCAACCAATCCAAGTTTACTATTATTAGATGAACCAGCAGCTGGTATGAATCCACAGGAAACAAATGAGCTTATGGAGATTATATCTATAATTAGAGAAAAATTTGATTTGGCAATATTACTTATAGAACATGACATGGAATTAGTTATGGGAATATGTGAAAAGTTATATGTTCTTAATTTTGGAAAATTAATTGCAGGTGGTAATCCTAAGCAAATTCAAGATAATGAAGAAGTAATAGCGGCATATTTAGGAGAATAA
- a CDS encoding L,D-transpeptidase family protein, with the protein MKKFFKIILFLSVISCTGIETKVNSRENNNIGKETQHYYKHIEKYDNLKNRKLKFEIDLKKFERTYDNYIFVKRTSNIRELPTVKSKKILQARKYEKLGLISLVKNNIDEEWYKIITRNGKVGYIRSDLAIKRKYNYEDAIQEIEKLNSFIEKYKGKIKVLSKFVPLDTSSDGKADSKGNYANQSVKVYTSESRKVAYNLPDRAIFRIVKETKKFLIIESPFYNTLLYYPKSLRNYIESAKINQKVNKFIYISIKNQNQITFEFDKNGTYKIKLISDITTGKRSKYGFPTPKGHFLIALSKPVMSYVNYDNKEEVEIIGEARYAIRFSGGGYLHGLPYRYEPKETLVSRKRGVKKLLGTYPLSNKCVRNHDEIIEYLYNWIEHSRINKAGHRIPTKPVMVIVK; encoded by the coding sequence ATGAAGAAGTTTTTTAAAATTATACTTTTTTTATCAGTTATATCATGTACTGGTATAGAAACTAAAGTTAATAGTAGAGAAAACAATAACATAGGCAAAGAAACACAGCATTACTATAAGCATATTGAAAAATATGATAATTTAAAAAATAGAAAATTAAAATTTGAAATAGATTTGAAAAAATTTGAAAGAACTTATGATAATTATATTTTTGTTAAAAGAACTTCAAATATAAGGGAATTACCTACAGTTAAATCAAAAAAAATTTTACAGGCTAGAAAGTATGAAAAATTAGGATTAATATCATTGGTAAAAAATAATATTGATGAAGAATGGTATAAAATAATTACTAGAAATGGTAAAGTAGGATATATTCGTTCTGATTTGGCAATTAAAAGAAAGTATAATTACGAAGATGCTATACAAGAAATAGAAAAATTAAATTCTTTTATAGAAAAATATAAAGGTAAAATTAAAGTTTTATCTAAATTTGTACCACTTGATACTAGTTCTGATGGAAAAGCAGATAGCAAAGGAAATTATGCTAATCAAAGTGTAAAGGTATATACAAGTGAGAGTAGAAAAGTAGCATATAATTTACCTGATAGAGCAATATTTAGAATTGTAAAAGAGACTAAGAAGTTTTTAATAATTGAATCACCTTTTTATAACACTCTTTTATATTACCCTAAAAGCTTAAGAAATTATATAGAATCTGCTAAAATAAACCAAAAGGTAAATAAATTTATATACATAAGCATAAAAAATCAAAATCAAATAACTTTTGAATTCGATAAAAATGGAACTTATAAAATAAAATTAATTTCTGACATTACAACAGGGAAAAGAAGTAAATATGGCTTTCCAACACCCAAAGGACATTTTTTAATAGCTTTATCAAAACCTGTTATGAGTTATGTAAATTATGACAATAAAGAAGAAGTAGAAATAATAGGAGAAGCAAGGTATGCTATTAGATTTTCTGGTGGGGGATATTTACATGGATTACCATATAGATATGAACCTAAGGAGACATTAGTATCAAGAAAAAGGGGAGTAAAAAAATTATTAGGTACATACCCTTTATCAAATAAGTGTGTAAGAAATCATGATGAAATTATAGAATATTTATATAATTGGATAGAACATAGTCGTATTAATAAAGCAGGTCATAGAATACCTACAAAACCAGTAATGGTAATAGTAAAATAG
- a CDS encoding type B 50S ribosomal protein L31 encodes MKKGLHPEYRLVVFEDTSNGEKFLGKSTKNTRETETFEGVEYPVIKVAISSTSHPFYTGKSKFVDETGRVDKFKKKYNL; translated from the coding sequence ATGAAAAAAGGATTACACCCTGAATACAGATTAGTTGTATTTGAAGACACAAGTAATGGAGAAAAATTTTTAGGTAAGTCTACTAAAAATACTAGAGAGACTGAAACATTTGAAGGCGTTGAGTATCCAGTAATAAAAGTGGCTATAAGCTCAACTTCACATCCGTTCTATACAGGAAAATCAAAATTTGTTGATGAAACTGGAAGAGTTGATAAATTTAAGAAAAAATACAATTTATAA
- a CDS encoding META domain-containing protein: MQKLVKIMLFLSVVSCSNMKNNDSLKLDKEMILETIEYNNEKLDVLDKNVTIIFDNEKVAGKSFVNNYFGDYTLTDGKIKFGEIATTLMAGPEKEMQLEQLYLKLLEESNSYSYKGEKLFITNDNNKLIFISNIELDGKKFKLDENVYIEFKDGNVSGKSGVNTFFGKYTLSGNKFMAENLATTLIAGEEKLMESEKEFIAMLSSENKIKLENGKLILENNGKKLEFTEVK; this comes from the coding sequence ATGCAAAAATTAGTTAAAATAATGCTTTTTTTATCAGTTGTATCTTGTTCTAATATGAAAAATAATGATAGTTTAAAACTAGATAAGGAAATGATATTAGAAACAATAGAGTATAATAATGAAAAATTAGATGTTCTTGATAAGAATGTTACTATCATTTTTGATAATGAAAAAGTAGCAGGTAAAAGTTTTGTGAACAATTATTTTGGAGATTATACTTTAACAGATGGGAAAATAAAATTTGGAGAAATTGCGACAACTTTAATGGCAGGGCCTGAAAAAGAAATGCAATTAGAGCAATTATATTTAAAATTATTAGAAGAAAGTAATAGTTATTCTTATAAAGGAGAAAAATTATTTATAACTAATGATAATAATAAATTAATTTTTATATCAAACATTGAATTAGATGGTAAAAAATTCAAATTAGATGAAAATGTATATATTGAGTTTAAAGATGGTAATGTTTCCGGTAAAAGTGGAGTTAATACATTCTTTGGTAAATATACATTAAGTGGAAATAAGTTTATGGCAGAAAATCTTGCTACTACTTTAATAGCTGGAGAAGAAAAACTTATGGAATCTGAAAAAGAATTTATTGCAATGCTTTCTAGTGAGAATAAAATAAAATTAGAAAATGGTAAATTAATTTTAGAAAATAATGGGAAAAAATTAGAATTTACAGAAGTTAAATAA
- the upp gene encoding uracil phosphoribosyltransferase, which yields MEIFEFNHPLIQHKLTILRNKETDTKSFRESLNEIASLMIYEATKDLKTKEVEVETPIMKTTTKVLDEPVTIVPILRAGLGMVDAMLAVIPTAKVGHLGVYRNEQTFKPVYYYAKMPTNVVESKVIVTDPMLATGGSVIYTIDYLKKLGVTNITVMSIIAAPEGIEELSKKHPDISLYIAAIDKGLNENKYIYPGLGDAGDRIFGTK from the coding sequence ATGGAAATATTTGAATTTAATCATCCGTTGATTCAACATAAACTAACAATTTTAAGAAACAAAGAGACAGACACTAAAAGTTTTAGAGAAAGTCTAAATGAAATTGCTTCACTTATGATATACGAGGCAACAAAAGATTTGAAAACAAAAGAAGTTGAAGTTGAAACGCCTATAATGAAGACAACAACAAAAGTATTAGATGAACCTGTAACTATAGTTCCAATTTTAAGAGCAGGATTAGGTATGGTAGATGCTATGTTAGCAGTAATTCCAACAGCAAAAGTTGGACATTTAGGAGTTTATAGAAATGAACAAACTTTTAAACCTGTTTACTATTATGCAAAAATGCCTACTAATGTTGTAGAAAGTAAAGTTATAGTAACAGATCCTATGTTAGCAACTGGTGGTTCTGTAATATATACCATAGACTACTTAAAAAAATTAGGGGTAACTAATATTACTGTTATGTCAATAATAGCAGCTCCAGAAGGTATAGAAGAATTAAGTAAAAAACATCCAGATATTTCATTATACATTGCTGCAATAGATAAAGGGTTAAATGAAAATAAATACATATACCCTGGACTAGGAGATGCAGGAGATAGAATATTTGGGACAAAATAA
- a CDS encoding phospho-sugar mutase, which translates to MESMKKFEKWLEYKNLDKELKRQLEEIKGNTEEINDRFYQDLVFGTAGLRGKLGAGTNRMNYYVIARATRALAEVIIDEGQKAMDKGIAFAYDCRIMSPEFAQEAALIMASAGIKTYLFESLRPTPELSFAVRYLSCIAGVNITASHNPKEYNGYKVYWKEGSQIKDDIASKVLAKMEKLEYLADYKTLTLEEAVKSGKIIMIGEEIDRAYYENVKGESLNSDDELDKSVRIVYTPLHGAGNIAVRTMLAETGFENVFVVEEEEKPNGHFPTTPYPNPEFVEVFEYSNKLAKKVNADIIIATDPDADRLAIEVVHKGEIKSINGNQAGVLLINYLLSTLAKKNKMPKNPVIVKSIVTGDMGTAICKKYGVEMINVLTGFKNICALSNLYEETKEKTYVMGYEESVGYNVGTFVRDKDGVTSAVLFAEMAAYYKKQGKTLWDVLEELFKEVGYYKEKGISIVLEGIEGKNRIDRMMKEFRNIYPKNINGVKALETTDYLVGKTTNSETGIEKPIDIEKTNAFKVTYEDGSWYTLRPSGTEPKIKLYTYVKDEKESVSDKKLGNFIDTVLEVINGIK; encoded by the coding sequence ATGGAAAGTATGAAAAAATTTGAAAAATGGTTAGAGTACAAAAATTTAGACAAAGAATTAAAAAGGCAATTAGAAGAAATTAAAGGAAATACAGAAGAAATTAATGATAGATTTTATCAAGATTTAGTGTTTGGAACAGCAGGTCTTAGAGGGAAATTAGGAGCAGGGACTAATAGAATGAATTATTATGTAATAGCAAGAGCAACTCGTGCTTTAGCAGAAGTAATAATTGATGAAGGTCAAAAAGCAATGGACAAAGGGATTGCGTTTGCTTATGATTGTAGAATAATGTCTCCTGAATTTGCACAAGAAGCAGCTTTAATTATGGCAAGTGCAGGAATAAAAACTTATTTATTTGAAAGTTTAAGACCAACACCAGAATTATCTTTTGCAGTTAGATATTTATCTTGTATTGCAGGGGTAAATATTACAGCTTCACATAATCCAAAAGAATATAATGGTTATAAAGTGTATTGGAAAGAAGGGTCTCAAATAAAAGATGATATAGCATCAAAAGTTTTAGCTAAAATGGAAAAATTAGAGTATCTTGCAGATTATAAAACACTTACATTAGAAGAAGCAGTTAAATCTGGAAAAATAATCATGATAGGTGAAGAAATTGATAGAGCATATTATGAAAATGTTAAAGGGGAATCTTTAAATAGTGATGATGAATTAGATAAGAGTGTCAGAATAGTTTATACACCATTACATGGTGCAGGTAATATAGCAGTTAGAACTATGTTAGCTGAAACAGGTTTTGAAAATGTATTTGTAGTTGAAGAAGAAGAAAAACCTAATGGTCATTTCCCTACTACACCATACCCAAATCCAGAATTTGTTGAAGTATTTGAATATTCTAATAAATTAGCTAAAAAGGTTAATGCGGATATAATAATAGCAACAGATCCTGATGCAGATAGATTGGCAATAGAAGTTGTACATAAAGGAGAAATTAAATCAATAAATGGAAACCAAGCAGGTGTTTTATTAATTAATTACCTATTATCAACATTAGCTAAGAAAAATAAAATGCCTAAAAATCCAGTAATTGTAAAATCAATAGTTACAGGAGATATGGGAACAGCAATATGTAAAAAATATGGTGTTGAAATGATAAATGTTTTAACAGGATTTAAAAATATTTGTGCCCTATCTAATCTATATGAAGAAACAAAAGAAAAAACTTATGTTATGGGTTATGAAGAAAGTGTTGGGTATAATGTTGGAACATTTGTAAGAGATAAAGATGGTGTTACATCAGCAGTATTATTCGCTGAAATGGCGGCATATTACAAGAAACAAGGTAAGACTTTATGGGATGTTTTAGAAGAATTGTTTAAAGAAGTTGGGTATTATAAAGAAAAAGGAATTTCTATTGTATTAGAAGGTATAGAAGGTAAAAATAGAATAGACAGAATGATGAAAGAATTTAGAAACATATACCCTAAGAATATTAACGGAGTTAAAGCATTAGAAACTACTGATTATTTAGTTGGTAAGACAACAAATTCAGAAACAGGAATTGAAAAACCTATTGATATAGAAAAGACTAATGCATTTAAAGTTACTTATGAAGATGGAAGTTGGTATACATTAAGACCATCAGGAACTGAGCCAAAAATAAAATTATATACATATGTAAAAGATGAAAAAGAGTCAGTATCAGATAAGAAATTGGGAAATTTTATCGATACTGTGTTAGAAGTAATAAATGGAATAAAATAA
- a CDS encoding ABC transporter ATP-binding protein, with protein sequence MKLLDVEALNVYYGSIHAIKNVFFEIKKGEIVALIGANGAGKTTILHTVSGLIQAKSGEISFKGLDILKEKPYNLVKMGMAHTPEGRRIFTDLTVLENLEMGGYILDREKMKKNISKMFKLFPKLKERKNQLAGTMSGGEQQMLAIARSLMSEPEILLLDEPSMGLAPLLVQEIFNIIKKINEDGVTVLLVEQNANQALSIADRAYVLETGEIVLDGTGKELLNNKSIKKAYLGS encoded by the coding sequence ATGAAATTATTAGACGTAGAAGCATTAAATGTATATTATGGCTCTATACATGCCATAAAAAATGTGTTTTTTGAAATAAAAAAAGGAGAAATAGTAGCATTAATAGGAGCGAATGGAGCAGGAAAAACTACTATATTACATACTGTATCAGGATTAATTCAAGCAAAATCAGGTGAAATTTCTTTTAAAGGATTAGATATTTTAAAAGAAAAACCATATAATTTAGTAAAAATGGGTATGGCACATACACCTGAAGGTAGAAGAATTTTTACAGATTTAACAGTATTAGAAAATCTAGAAATGGGTGGATATATATTAGATAGAGAAAAAATGAAAAAAAACATTTCTAAAATGTTTAAATTATTTCCTAAATTAAAAGAGAGAAAAAATCAATTAGCAGGAACTATGAGTGGTGGAGAACAACAAATGTTGGCAATCGCAAGATCGCTTATGTCAGAACCTGAAATATTACTTTTAGATGAGCCATCTATGGGATTAGCACCTTTATTAGTTCAAGAAATATTTAATATAATAAAAAAAATAAATGAAGATGGAGTTACTGTTTTATTAGTTGAACAAAATGCAAATCAAGCATTATCAATAGCAGATAGAGCATATGTTTTAGAAACTGGAGAAATAGTACTTGATGGAACAGGTAAAGAATTATTAAATAATAAGAGTATAAAAAAAGCATATTTAGGTTCTTAA
- a CDS encoding branched-chain amino acid ABC transporter permease: MLKNLIDQSIIGLQIGSIYALIALGYTMVYGIVKLINFAHGDLLMVGAYVTYYGTQKGLSVTVSMVIAIVFCAILGIVIDLLAYKPLRNAPRMSVLITAIGVSFLLESLALILFGAAPKIIKLDLVPKFLKTTESINIMGYRMSYLSVFVISVTLICMIILNLFIKYTKLGKATRAVSQDSGAATLMGINTNLTISITFAIGAALGGLGGVMYALMYPRIEPYMGVLPGLKAFIAAVFGGMGSIPGAMAAGYILGFIETYIKAYISTSWANPIVFLLLIIILLFKPSGLFGKNIKEKV; encoded by the coding sequence ATGTTAAAAAATTTAATAGATCAATCAATAATAGGATTGCAGATAGGAAGTATATATGCATTAATCGCTTTAGGTTATACTATGGTATATGGAATAGTAAAACTTATAAATTTTGCACATGGAGATTTACTTATGGTAGGAGCATATGTAACTTATTATGGGACACAAAAAGGCTTATCAGTAACAGTTTCTATGGTAATAGCTATAGTTTTTTGTGCAATATTAGGAATAGTAATAGATTTACTAGCATATAAGCCACTTAGGAATGCACCTAGAATGTCGGTTTTAATAACTGCAATAGGAGTGAGTTTTTTACTTGAAAGTTTAGCGCTTATACTATTTGGAGCAGCACCTAAAATAATAAAATTAGATTTAGTACCTAAATTTTTAAAAACAACAGAGAGTATAAATATAATGGGTTATCGTATGAGTTATTTATCAGTTTTTGTTATAAGTGTAACATTAATTTGTATGATAATATTAAATTTATTTATCAAATACACTAAATTAGGAAAAGCAACAAGAGCAGTATCACAAGATAGTGGTGCAGCAACTTTAATGGGAATAAATACTAATTTAACAATTTCAATAACTTTTGCAATAGGTGCAGCATTAGGTGGATTAGGTGGAGTAATGTATGCTTTAATGTATCCTAGAATAGAGCCATATATGGGAGTTTTACCAGGTTTAAAGGCATTCATAGCAGCCGTATTTGGTGGTATGGGAAGTATTCCTGGTGCTATGGCAGCAGGTTATATATTAGGGTTTATAGAAACTTATATAAAGGCATATATATCGACTAGTTGGGCAAATCCTATAGTGTTTTTATTACTTATAATCATATTGTTATTCAAACCTAGTGGATTATTTGGTAAAAATATTAAGGAGAAGGTATAA
- a CDS encoding DMT family transporter, protein MKSKASNYNLLLLIVVIVWGGGFVAVEYLQKANWNTNLIITTRFFIATITLFLIFFKKILTINKEEILFGFSSGILIYIAFFMQTIGQSHTNLSNVAFFTATNVIMIPFITWIMNKKRPSIKIFMLCFMCLIGVGILNFKNGGFVLKIGDLLALLSAFFFALQISFLDRITKITDPIKINFLQIFFTFLISGLVLIVSNESYTSVDIRSGIKPILFLGLFSTSLCYFLQTYAQKYTDAMSAGIIMSLEAFFASIFSVILGIELLSKNLIVGGFFIILSTILVNFKNEVKN, encoded by the coding sequence ATGAAAAGTAAAGCATCAAATTATAATTTATTATTATTAATAGTTGTAATAGTATGGGGCGGTGGATTCGTAGCAGTTGAATATTTACAAAAGGCAAATTGGAATACCAATCTTATTATAACAACAAGATTTTTTATAGCAACAATTACTTTGTTTTTAATATTTTTTAAAAAGATATTAACTATAAATAAGGAAGAAATTTTATTTGGATTTTCATCAGGGATATTGATATATATAGCATTTTTTATGCAGACAATAGGTCAAAGTCATACTAACTTATCAAATGTTGCGTTTTTTACAGCAACTAATGTAATTATGATACCCTTTATAACATGGATAATGAATAAAAAAAGACCAAGTATTAAAATTTTTATGTTATGCTTTATGTGCCTTATAGGAGTAGGTATTTTAAATTTTAAAAATGGAGGTTTTGTTTTAAAAATAGGAGATTTATTAGCGTTGTTATCTGCTTTTTTCTTTGCGTTACAAATATCTTTTTTAGATAGAATTACTAAGATAACAGACCCTATAAAAATAAATTTTTTGCAAATATTTTTTACTTTTTTAATATCAGGATTAGTATTGATAGTAAGTAATGAAAGTTATACTAGTGTAGATATAAGATCTGGAATAAAACCAATATTATTTTTAGGACTATTTAGTACAAGTTTATGTTATTTTTTACAAACATATGCACAAAAATATACAGATGCTATGAGTGCTGGAATAATAATGTCATTAGAGGCATTTTTTGCAAGTATCTTTTCTGTTATTTTAGGCATAGAATTATTAAGTAAAAATTTAATAGTAGGAGGATTTTTTATAATTTTATCAACAATATTAGTTAATTTTAAAAATGAAGTAAAAAATTAA